In Setaria italica strain Yugu1 chromosome I, Setaria_italica_v2.0, whole genome shotgun sequence, the genomic window CGCTACAACCCGGTTCAACTTGCCCTGCAGACTCGAAAATTCCACATCAGGAACGGTGAACTAGAAAACACATGAAAGATGAATGAGAGTGCAAATTTCTCACCAGTAGGACATAGCCCTCGTCCGGGCACATCAGAGGGTGTCCCAGCACCGGGAACACGAGATCCCTATCGTCCAACACCTCCCAGACGTGTTGCTCGATCTCGGCATCGGCAAGCACACCtgtcgcaaggacggtgccgTCAGCCGCACCGGGAACCATATCGCCGAGCGCGTGGGCCCGGAGCATCAGTGGCGCCCCCTTCCGAGCATGGTATGCTCCGATAACTCCGGTCTCGATCAGGCCCTCCTCCTTCAAGCGATTGATGGCCTAGAGAAGATCGACAAtgttcctcttctccttctcgaccggGCCGTAAGTCCAGTTGTCCGGTGCCTCTGAGATCACGCGGTCGGTGAACTCCAACAAGGGGGACTCGGAgcagttcttcacgtagaaccactgctggtccCACCCCTTATGGGACGGCACGGACTTCATCACCATGTTCTCCCTGGCGTGGTTCTGACGGAGGTGGATGCCAGTGCACCTCATCGGCACCGAAGCCATCTGCACCTGGATCCCCttcttctcgatcttgtgatgtaGGGTGACCGCGAAGAAGTATTTCCAGAGTGAAAAGTTGGGCTCAATCCCCAGGTACCCCTCACATAGCGCGATGAATGCCGCGATGTGCtagatcccgttggggttgaggtgttgcagctcgagcccgtagtaatgCAGCAGCCCGCGGAAGAGGTGGCTtggcggagtcgcgaaccccctctcatAGAAGTGCGCGAACAAGAAGACATATTCATCATCCAGCATCGGCGCATCCTCCCTCTCGGGGTACCGCCAATAGTTCTTGGTGGtccttgttggaggtatgccctagaggcaatcatagagatgatgatattccatttgtatccatgatttatattgtgttccttgaatatccattaaaggctacttgaattgatttgcaattatgtgaattgtatgtgaaactctttacttgtatggttattctaaagttgtccctagtcggagttcatgtgaggacacacatgaatattagactagcgcatgtattagttgattactatgtttcacgagtcatggacatggatatgttaaactaataatgtgggcacatgtggagacatgtgctaggactgacccaacacgagaagtagttctctctctacacaacatgtacgctttgtccttagacctgagattgtcgcatgtactcaagatgtggatcgacttaattagggactatcaaacactacaccatGACAacgtagttaaaaaggtagctttcgggtttttcaagaagcatgctatgaggcatggtcaatcaggatgggatttgcccctctttgattgagagtgatatctctgggcccctcgagtgatcagatctgaaatgcatggccatgctgcgtatggttaagagttaacctcgAAAatgcttgaagctagaccaaatatcgtgacgcaaagggaatagcatgtacataatgttgtgatggttcgtctgatatgatcttcgcgtgcgtataggagttggcacgtcttgctagaggccgctaccgactattgggccgagtaggagtactcgagccagtctatacgtatccgaacccatagggttacacacttaaggggctggaagcccaattcggatgtgatccgagttggactaggtttagaagtactaatgggcctcgaagcTAGACGCTCGTTAGGAACCTCtttaaatagaggggtggggcgccctagggttttcatccctttggccgaaacacatctgccgcgcctcccacgcactcgcctgttgcaactcgtggacctagcagacaggcttgcgacgctttctccctgcacgtgtggataccttagaggtgttgcAAATGCAGCACCTGGAccagccgccgatgagccacgacgagccgacaacgagccgcggcacgaggacgatctcGCTGGACGTGGatgagctgttgaggagctgctcgacgttgacgtgatcgactatgttcgactacgctgatcgacttcgctgccccgacgtgattctacatcttccgcaccagtgcgtcgagtggtaatctcgtgatccttatacggcagtttttctggtttacatggtagaaaaattttgatttgcgttagcgtagcctacctcgtatccccacaatcctctcgcagaggaggcccttcttcaCGAGGTCGGTGGCGCGCGCGGTGTTGAAGTTTTGAATCATCGTGGATTAATCATGCAAACTATCTCCCAAAATTGAAAGAGAtttggaaaaaagaaataacaTCAAAAAATGATGTAGAAAAGTGGTATATCAAAATTAACAGAGTCAAAAAGTTCCTAAAAGGATGGGGACTCAACCTAAAGGATCAAACAAGATGCTATAAACATATCCTTCAAACTGAACTACTTGAactagaaaagaaagaagaagagggtcTGCTACCTGCAACTCTGATGGATGGGAAAACTTTTATTCAAACAGAACTACTAAGATTACTTGAAGAAGAGGAGTTGTACTGGCATAAAAGATCCAACCCAAATTGGTTGTTAAAGGGAGATAACAACACTGACTATTTTCACAAAATAGCCAatgggaagaagagaaaaaaaatacaatcttCAATTTAGAATATGATCGCACAAGCATTGAGAAGGATGAAGATATCCTGAATCATGCCACAAACTACTATAAGGACCTCTTTGGACCCTCTGATAGTCCAACCTTTAAATTAGATCCAAACTGCTGGGATCAAAATGAGAAAGTGATAgaggaagaaaatgaatttCTATCTAGACCGTTCTATGAAGAAGAACTTAAAACAACAGTTTTCTCTATGGAAAAAAACACAGCCCAAGGCCCAGACCATATGCCAGTGGAATTCTACCAGTCTAGCTGGTATATGATCAACAATGATTTACTAGAAATGCTAATGGAATTTGGAGAACACAAAATGCATATTGGAAGGCTAAACTATGAGACAATCACATGGAGGCTAAACTATGGGATAATCACACTGATCCCTAAAACTAAAGAAGCCAGCATAATCCAACAATACAGACCCATTTGCCTAATGAATGTGAGTTAACAAATTATAACCAAAACCCTCATGTTAAGATTTGAAAATTGCATGAGCAGAATAATGAATAGATGTCAGACAACCTTTATAAAGGGTAGAAACATAATGGATGGAGTGCTAACTCTACACGAAATTCTACATGACGTCAAGgtcaaaaagaaagatggcCTCGTCCTTAAATTAGATTTTGAGAAAGCCTATGATAAAATTAGTTGGGATTTCCTCTTTGAGAGTTTGAACAGAGAGGCTTTTATGAGACATGGTGTAAATGGATCAGAGAAGTGGTCTTGAGTGGAACTCTGAGTTTAAAACAAAGTATTGTCGAACATATCATAGGATTCAAGCTTTGGAAATTCCTTTCTTATTCCCTGTTGCGAAAGAGAGTGAGAGAGTGAGGTAGTACCCCGCAGCACGAGGTTGATCCGTAGACGCCAGCGAGGTTTTTGCTTAACCTTTTGTAATCCATTTCCTCGTCGCCGATTTTCATGGGTTATGTTTTTGAATAATCAATAATTTTAACCAAATGATTATTTACTAAGTTTTTTGAAAATATATCTTTGTCGCCGGTactatttttctataaatataaattatttacTACATTTTCTGTATATACATAATTTTGTTTATTGTGTTTTTTTGAAAACACGTGCCTGTGGCACGTGCATCTCTACTAGTTCAAAGAAATGAGCTTGCATTGCCATATCCTGCGGTAACCTTGGAGCTCCAATGAATAGGCCCAACACAAAAGGCACCCGCGAGCAACTTGCGTCGGTCCGCCCTCACCAACATGGAATTTGTCCCGAGTTCCCAAACAAAACGCACGAATGTCTCCATTAACTACTGCACGGGGTCGAGGGCCATGTAAAGACTAGCTGGCTTGCCCGGCTTCTAAGCGTCCGTCCAGGCCAGCCAGCGAGTGAAATCCATCTTCCATCCCCCGTCGGGTCGTCGTCTTCACTTGTCACTTCCTTGAACGCGAAGTTAGCAGCACCGTCCCATGCATATTTGCCTGCCATCCGCCACCGCGTCCGGGAAAGCCGGGAGATGGAGTGCGCTTGTGAGTCCATCTCGGTGCGGAGTAGGAGTATGTAGACCGGCTCGGCGAGGGGGCGTGATAGCTGGCCGATGCATTTACGCAATCGTGTGAAATCCGGATCAATTAATCGAGCCCAGCGATAGGAGTCCCACGCAAGCAACTCCGCTCCTCTTTAACGCCCTCCACCACGTCTCAACTCTCAACCCCTCCCTCGTCTCGCCTTCGCTTTGCCGGTTTTGCCTACACCAACCTCTCGCAAGCTCCTTCCCCAGCTCGCCAGGTAAGCTATACCAAGCTAACACGTACGTGCATTACAGCCTGGTTGCTTCCCTTGCTAGTTTCTCCGTTCGGTCTCAACCTGTGGCTACGAGGGCAGCGCTAATAGCTAGGTAGCTAGCTCGGCCTCGGCCCCATCCATGAATCCTCTCGCTAGCCAAAAGCCTGCACGGTCGCCATGAGACAACCTACCACCGCCGTCTCCGTCATCCTCCTGTGGCTCGCCCTGCTCACCGTCGCGTTCCACGGCTGCGGTGGCTTGCTGGTGAGGCGAACAGTCTCGGTCGCCATCCCGGCAAGGAAGATGCTGCTTGCCGTGACGAGCTTCGACGCTGCAGCGTCTTCATCAACTGGTCACCACCATCACCAGAATCAGCAGCGGCAGCATCACCAACACCATcagcatcaccaccaccatgTCGACCGATGGAACCGGCAGGGAATCCCACCGTCCTCTGTTGGCAAGGGCGAGGAGATCGATCCGCGGTACGGCGTGCAGAAGAGGCTGGTGCCTACAGGCCCGAACCCATTGCATCACTGAGAGGTCGGCACGCGCTCAGCACATGCATGGATCGAGGACTTTTTCATGGTCGCCCAGGCCGATCAGACTCGAATTCGTCGGTGAGTGGAGCACATCATCCTGCTGTGGGTTTTGATCAACCGAGTTTCGAGTCCAATATTCTTTTGATTGTGGAGTGGATGGGTGCGGAAGGAAGCCTTGTTGGTGTGGCCATCATATTCATCGGACATGGTGCGTTCATGTATGTAATCTTGGTCTCAAAGCTGCAAAGCAAGTGAAACGAAAGACAGAGGATAATCTCTATTCTCTGCTCAGTAGGTATAGTAGCTAAATATATACTCTCTCCGTTTTAAAtcataggtcgttttgatttttctagattcataaatattattatgcatctagacatacactatatctaaatacataataatatccatGAATCTAAAAaggctaaaacgacctataatttggaacggaaggagtatataAGTTATGCTGATGAGAGAGGATATATATGCTTATGCTTTTGGTTTCTTTCTTCCATCCCAATTACATTTTTTTCTATTCCTCGATCAAAATCTTTACATGAGTAAGAATTGTAAATATATAGAGATGATCTATAtacttatcttttttttcctttttaggggTCGCTGTGGATAACATAGATTGATCCAGCAGCTCACATGTGTGCAAGTAACTCACCACGCAAAAGCAGTAGTAAATTGGAATTTTCCGCCGGTTTTCCAATAGTAGAGAattggtctttagtcccggttggtagggtgcaaatctcccgaaaatccatccgggataaaaggggggtcttttgtcccaggtcactcaaccgggactaaaacccccttttatcccggttggtataccaaccaggataaaatagGCCACCATCCCAGgcgctgaaaaaaaaatcctaggaGGGGCCCCCAcacgtgatttttcacgcgaaatatgcgcgtgcgtgctGCGTGGGATTCCATCCCACAACCTCCAACCTCAcatgtagcttccttgccatcccacctacacaccacatctgactatttaggggatgctatccttttgtattaactcgtgggggacccttttatcccggttggaaacaccaaccgggataaaagggtcgagagtcATTTATTCCGGTTGAtgtttcaaatcgggataaaagggtccctaacgaggtgactgaaagaggactaaatcccaaatgactctcgacccttttatcctgtttcaaaccgggataaaaggcctctcagggtctttttttcccactagcctttgcaacccgGATAAAActtcccggttggtgagcctcccactAGTGatcgagctttagtcccggttggtgaaccttttgtcccgagccaactttaaaccaggataaaagaaggtacatcgaaagccaattctctactagtgttcgCTTCACTTGGAAAATGCACGCGTCAGGTCGTTACGAGAGATGTACGCGCTGTAAACTGGGGAGTAGCGGTGACAGCACGGCACTTCCGTCGCAACGCATAAATGGGGCCTTTTCCCAGGTCTGGAAAACCATGGCCGCTTTGGCACCGAGTGCGCATGGAGCCAATACAATAAGCCGGCTTTGACTTGGCGCCCATCTGACTTTGATGAGCGGACGCACATCGGCACATGATGGACCATGGATCATGGCCAGATGCAGCAAGAACACGCACTCAGCACATGTAGCACTACTAGTAAATATAGCTAGTAGTACTTGAGGTTATTTTGTGCGAGATGAGTTGGTGTTTGTTGGTTGATCGTTTAATTATGTGGTGTCATGTCGAATCTGCAAATTAAAGGTGGTGTGAGGAGAGGATCAGAAGGGGAAGTGTGATGTGACACTGGGCCAAACCTGCTTGAAGCTAAGGCCTGTTCCAAAATCACTTttccagcactgtagcatactgtagcgtttcgtttgtatttgtgaattattatccaaatattgactaattaggctcaaaagattcgtctagcaaagtacaaccaaattgtgtaattagtttttgatttcgtctacattcagtactccatgcatgtaccgtaagtttgatgtgatagggaatcttctttttgcatagtgttaaagttgggagtttggggtAACTAAATAAAGCCTAACGGTAACATATCGTCATTCCGACGGCCTTCGGTTGCTCAGCGTTGTGGCTGCAGCCTCCAGAGTCGCAAGGTCGATGGGATGTCGTGAACACATGAAAATTGGCGGTGTCAAAAAAGGAGCACAACTGTCAACAATCTTGACCTTAGTGTGGATTCTACCATCATGTCAGAACGAATAATTCCCCTTCATGACGTGTTTTGTCCGCTGGGCGCTGCGAAATATAGTATGGGTGTTTAGCGATTTTGTTTAGGAATGGGTTGTTCCCGCACAACTCCTTAAGATATACTAACGTGTTTACTTTTTCGATCAAAGGCACCATGCTCAGCTTTATTGAAAGCTTACTTAGTGTTTATATTCGGTCGGGTGCCGGGGTTACCACTTACCAGCCGCAATACAACGGGGTCCAAATGACGCCTAGCACAAAAGAGAACATCTGCTACTCTCAGCAGGAACTAGCGGATTAGCTCTCCACTCTCAGGACAACCTCTACGAAAAACAAACTCCTAACGACCAACTACAAGAGAAGCAACTATCACAAGGTAGGTTCACGACGTCATCTTGCAGCATTCCTGCGTGAGCTTGTTGATCATCTCTTCCACCTCCCCAGCCTCCTGTCTCATAAGTGGCTTCCAGTATGCGAGAAGCCCTAGAAGCTTGTACGTCATCATCTCAGGGGCCGTCACCATCCTGGCTTCAAACACTATGTCGTTCCTTGCGTTCCACATAGTCCACATTGCACCTACAGatacaaacattttttttgcacATATTTTACCATTATTGTTTCTTAACACTTCCTCTACTAAATTCCACCAAGAGAATGGCATCGAGCTCCAACCCAGGCTTTCTCTAATAAAGGCCCAAATGAACCTTGCCATCGGGCACTAGAACAAGATATGGTCTGTTGTCTCTAGCTCTTCACATAATTTGCACTACTCAGGGAAAAGCCCACTTCCTCCTCTTCAGCTGGACAGCCGACTGGATCCTATCATGGAAAGCCATCCAGAGAAATATTTGTATTTTGAGAGGTACTTTACATTTTCATATTGCTTCCATTACCAAGTCTCACACTCCCCCAAACATCATCGCTCTAAAGTGATCTGGTCGTAtacctccttttcttctccaacATCCATTTCATCTAATCTCTACCTTCGGTCAGCCGCACTTGGCTCACATTCTCCTTTAATCTGCACCACTCTTGTGACTCCCCTAGGGTCAAGGATCTTCTGAATGACATCTGGAAACATCCCCAAGCACCTCTTGGACTGATATAATAGAGTTCGCTACGATATCTAGATAGTTGATCGAATTCAATTTTCAAAGCGCATCCCCCAGCTATGTATCTTCCCAAAACCTAGTTTGATTCCCACTTCTCACTTCCATCGTTCTACTCCACGAAACCATTTTCTCACCTTGAGTATACCTCTCCAAAATTGTGACCCAGATGTGCTTTTTATTTGGAAGATGCTGTCGGTgattagacccagcaacctaccagggggtgcccgaggtagtgttttgtttggtggggctcgtcgagatcaggaactcaaaggtgaacgcTTGACACACGATTCAGACAGGTTCGAGctgctgaatagcgtaataccctatgtcctgtgtgttgtattgCGTTTGTTGTATTGAATTACTTTGGAGGGGATTCCTGCCTCGCTTTATATACATGgtagcagggttacaggtcggttggttataagaattctagtcggatacgactagagaagTCCTACTCTTATTACAGTGAGTgctttcctaatccttgactaatTCCTGTtattccatgtagactacgccaccttgcaccatggtctccatgtaagacttgtctcggtgtccagccccatatttgggATTGtacaaaccttctggtaggctcatagatgtatgtacgacaagaccccgagtactttttagttgAATGCAGCAGtaccgagtacttttgtagacctTCACCGAGTACTTTTGGTGCTCTCCGAGTGCTTCAtgtggttgaatcttcaaaggttcCTAAAACTGCCATGAGGCTGGAATGTGCTGAAGCCCCATTTCTTTTGAtcttgtaatcttcatctttggatcttatatggaagtgcgatgaaagtcacactccatatggagtagcccccaagccttaggttgaatcgaagaatcaggtaGAGGGTGAATCTACAAAATCtttcactttccccttaaaaaccATGAGAAAAAACTTTCTtgtcgatggacacgtggcacacatcA contains:
- the LOC101766129 gene encoding protein FON2 SPARE1 — its product is MRQPTTAVSVILLWLALLTVAFHGCGGLLVRRTVSVAIPARKMLLAVTSFDAAASSSTGHHHHQNQQRQHHQHHQHHHHHVDRWNRQGIPPSSVGKGEEIDPRYGVQKRLVPTGPNPLHH